One Pseudoalteromonas espejiana DSM 9414 DNA window includes the following coding sequences:
- a CDS encoding helix-turn-helix domain-containing protein, producing the protein MAQQGSNNAPQKSKVYTHDIDEQAHNLTQWQQKYDQVSDGSFFGCIEGVNYSDIHAFKEYTERSLRQQCNIAPNSIWLGIPSQSQQSKINGLDVASNQFMCRTSNSDFELITPEQFDIYGLVIDWHSIEYMAQLQGVTIKNLSSAQSARLSVSDSSLQTARQIINSMVVNKGFGLRPESQQDMLSMLALHLLQADNPQQNIAPSYKHRKAVVDKVKEYVAANPQRTITITELCELTFVSRRTLQYSFESILGINPLRFLRLTRLNNVRRELKLVGQTKPISTIAANWGFWHAGQFTKDYTQLFGENPSQTIANNLKEGGLDY; encoded by the coding sequence ATGGCGCAGCAAGGCAGCAACAACGCACCACAAAAGAGCAAGGTATATACGCACGATATTGACGAGCAAGCGCATAACCTCACTCAGTGGCAACAAAAGTACGACCAAGTAAGCGATGGCAGCTTTTTTGGCTGTATAGAAGGTGTTAATTACAGCGATATTCATGCTTTTAAAGAATACACCGAGCGCTCACTTCGTCAGCAATGCAACATAGCGCCTAACTCTATTTGGCTTGGAATACCGAGTCAGTCGCAACAAAGCAAAATTAATGGCCTTGATGTAGCGAGCAATCAATTTATGTGCCGTACAAGCAATAGCGACTTTGAACTAATTACGCCAGAGCAATTTGATATTTACGGTTTGGTTATTGATTGGCATTCAATTGAGTACATGGCGCAGTTACAAGGCGTAACAATTAAAAATTTATCATCAGCACAATCTGCTCGTTTGTCAGTAAGTGACTCCTCACTGCAAACGGCAAGGCAAATTATTAACAGTATGGTGGTAAATAAAGGCTTTGGGCTTAGGCCAGAGTCTCAGCAAGATATGCTCAGCATGCTAGCACTTCACTTATTGCAAGCCGATAACCCGCAGCAAAACATTGCCCCAAGTTATAAACACCGCAAAGCGGTGGTCGATAAAGTTAAAGAGTACGTGGCAGCCAACCCACAAAGAACAATTACTATAACTGAGCTTTGCGAGCTTACTTTTGTTAGTAGACGTACTTTGCAGTACAGCTTTGAAAGTATATTAGGTATTAATCCGCTTAGGTTTTTGCGTTTAACCCGACTTAACAATGTCAGGCGCGAACTTAAATTGGTCGGTCAAACCAAGCCAATTTCAACCATAGCAGCCAATTGGGGATTTTGGCATGCCGGGCAATTTACCAAAGACTACACTCAGTTATTTGGCGAAAACCCATCACAAACAATTGCAAATAATTTAAAAGAAGGTGGCTTAGATTATTAG
- a CDS encoding ethanolamine ammonia-lyase subunit EutB, translated as MGHAYSYTLGTHTYKFKSLAQLMAKATPQRSGDRLAGVIAQSAQERAVAQMTLAEVPLKTFLNEVLIPYEQDEITRLIIDEHDANAFSLISHLTVGDFRNWLLSDYATPAVLASVRQAITPEMAAAVSKIMRNQDLILVAKKCHVKSAFRNTIGLPGHLSTRLQPNHPTDDINGIAACMLDGLLYGNGDAVIGINPATDNVAQAIKLMTLMDDVIQKYEIPTQSCVLTHVTNTIECIEAGAPVDLVFQSIGGTEATNSSFGFNLNTLAEAQDAALSLKRGTVGNNVMYFETGQGSSLSANAHHGLDQQTCEARAYAVARKFNPLLVNTVVGFIGPEYLFDGKEITRAGLEDHFCAKLLGIPMGCDVCYTNHAEADQNDMDNLLTLLGVAGCSFVMGIPGSDDIMLNYQTTSFHDALYVRRVLGSRPAPEFGAWLSKMKIMENTTESILSNTLPSAFAKPLKSVQGGM; from the coding sequence ATGGGGCATGCGTACAGTTATACGTTAGGAACACATACTTATAAATTCAAGAGTTTAGCGCAGTTAATGGCTAAAGCTACGCCTCAGCGCTCGGGTGATAGGTTAGCGGGAGTGATTGCACAATCGGCGCAAGAACGTGCTGTAGCACAAATGACATTGGCCGAAGTACCGCTTAAAACATTTTTGAATGAAGTACTTATTCCCTACGAACAAGACGAAATTACACGCTTAATAATTGATGAGCACGATGCAAACGCATTTTCGCTTATATCGCACTTAACCGTGGGAGATTTTAGAAACTGGCTATTAAGTGATTATGCCACCCCTGCGGTGCTTGCAAGTGTAAGGCAAGCCATTACACCAGAAATGGCCGCTGCGGTGAGTAAAATAATGCGTAATCAGGATCTTATTTTAGTTGCTAAAAAATGCCATGTAAAAAGTGCATTTAGAAATACCATAGGTTTGCCAGGGCATTTATCTACGCGTTTGCAACCAAACCACCCAACTGATGACATAAATGGTATAGCCGCATGTATGCTCGATGGGCTTTTATACGGCAATGGCGATGCGGTTATAGGAATTAACCCTGCAACCGATAACGTAGCGCAAGCCATTAAGCTTATGACGCTGATGGATGATGTGATTCAAAAATACGAAATTCCAACACAAAGCTGCGTGCTTACCCATGTAACTAACACCATAGAGTGCATAGAAGCAGGCGCGCCGGTTGATTTAGTTTTTCAGTCAATAGGCGGTACAGAGGCTACAAATTCAAGCTTTGGTTTCAATTTAAATACGTTAGCAGAGGCGCAAGATGCTGCGCTTAGCTTAAAGCGAGGCACGGTTGGCAATAATGTAATGTATTTTGAAACCGGGCAAGGCAGCTCGCTTTCGGCAAATGCGCACCATGGGCTTGATCAACAAACCTGTGAGGCACGTGCTTATGCTGTAGCGCGTAAGTTTAACCCTTTATTAGTTAATACCGTTGTGGGGTTTATTGGCCCTGAGTACTTATTTGATGGTAAAGAAATTACTCGCGCAGGCCTTGAAGATCACTTTTGCGCCAAGCTCTTGGGCATACCTATGGGGTGTGATGTGTGTTACACCAACCACGCCGAAGCCGACCAAAACGATATGGATAACTTACTCACCTTACTAGGCGTGGCGGGTTGCTCGTTTGTTATGGGAATTCCAGGTTCGGACGACATAATGCTTAACTACCAAACGACCTCATTTCATGATGCGCTCTATGTGCGCCGGGTTTTAGGCTCTCGCCCTGCCCCCGAGTTTGGAGCATGGCTAAGTAAAATGAAAATTATGGAAAATACCACCGAGTCTATTTTATCAAATACCTTACCAAGCGCATTTGCTAAGCCTTTAAAATCTGTGCAAGGAGGGATGTGA
- the eutC gene encoding ethanolamine ammonia-lyase subunit EutC encodes MKAVEPIKTNHHINNGKVVENPWSDLRRFTDARIGLGRAGISLPTAEMLAFQLSHAQARDAVNFPLDINEMTKTLSAIDALSGVDKPLSVQSEAVDRVTYLQRPDLGRKLNEAGRTTLLNSMQSRQNSTQAQYDLAIVVVDGLSSLAVQKNAAPFISELLSQLHSNSMSYKLAPITLVEQGRVAIGDDIGELLNAQVVMVLIGERPGLSSPDSLGLYLTWEPKTGLNDACRNCISNIRPAGLSYSEAARRAVYLLQEAKKLGLTGVNLKDRTQDDVIEHQVQTTNFLIAE; translated from the coding sequence ATGAAAGCTGTTGAGCCTATAAAAACAAACCATCATATAAATAACGGTAAAGTGGTTGAAAACCCATGGAGCGATTTACGCCGCTTTACCGATGCCCGAATTGGCCTTGGCCGAGCGGGTATAAGTTTACCTACAGCTGAAATGCTAGCGTTTCAGTTATCACATGCTCAGGCGCGCGATGCGGTTAACTTTCCGTTAGATATTAACGAAATGACAAAAACACTCAGTGCTATTGATGCGCTTAGCGGTGTAGATAAACCTTTGAGTGTGCAAAGCGAGGCTGTGGATCGGGTTACCTATTTGCAGCGCCCCGATTTAGGCCGAAAGCTAAACGAAGCAGGGCGTACAACGCTTTTAAACAGTATGCAAAGTAGGCAAAACAGTACTCAGGCGCAATATGATTTAGCCATTGTAGTGGTAGATGGGCTTTCGTCTTTAGCGGTACAAAAAAATGCTGCGCCGTTTATTAGCGAGCTGCTTAGCCAATTACACAGCAATTCAATGTCTTATAAATTAGCGCCTATAACGCTTGTAGAGCAAGGTCGCGTAGCGATTGGTGATGACATTGGCGAGCTGTTAAACGCACAAGTTGTAATGGTACTCATTGGTGAGCGCCCCGGGCTTAGTTCGCCCGACAGTCTAGGCCTTTATTTAACGTGGGAGCCAAAAACGGGGCTTAACGATGCGTGCCGTAATTGTATTTCTAATATTCGCCCTGCAGGGCTTAGTTACTCTGAAGCCGCTCGAAGAGCTGTGTATTTGCTGCAAGAGGCTAAAAAGCTTGGGCTTACAGGGGTTAATTTAAAAGACAGAACTCAAGACGATGTAATTGAGCACCAGGTTCAAACAACTAATTTTTTAATCGCGGAATAA
- the eat gene encoding ethanolamine permease produces MSNNNKEYLAQRQLKGGTAGWLLLAGLGVSYVISGDFAGWNFGIAEAGWGGFAIAAVLMAIMYLTLVLSLAEMSAAIPAAGGGYSFARQAMGPAGGYLTGLAVLIEYALAPAAIVIFIGSAVEALTGFNGPWVYALFYLAFVGIHLAGVGEALKVMMVISGLAVLAIIATAVVLITNFDASNLFDVAVTDAAGASDFLPLGWYGVWAALPFAMWLFLAVEGVPLAAEEAKDPAKDVPKGIIGAMLFLLFTALLVVVLVPGAAGAQAMGSSAVPLVDALNVTGNTSLATAVNILGLAGLVASFFSIIYGYSRLVFALSRAGYLPRSLSITTARKVPARALIVPAIFGFVVSLSGEGDLILAMAVVGATVSYALMALSHIMLRIKQPDLVRPYKTPGGMVTSGIALVLSLIALTGVYAFDPRAFLYTVVLFVIGAAYYFGYSAKHLVAKSADEEFAMLADAEADLAASN; encoded by the coding sequence ATGTCTAATAACAATAAAGAGTATCTTGCACAAAGGCAGTTAAAAGGCGGCACCGCTGGCTGGCTATTACTTGCTGGTTTAGGTGTGTCGTATGTAATATCGGGAGATTTTGCTGGTTGGAACTTTGGTATAGCAGAAGCCGGATGGGGCGGTTTTGCAATAGCTGCCGTGCTAATGGCAATAATGTATTTAACGCTTGTGTTGTCGCTTGCTGAAATGTCGGCTGCTATTCCTGCTGCCGGTGGTGGTTACAGTTTTGCGCGACAAGCAATGGGGCCTGCTGGGGGCTATTTAACGGGCCTTGCGGTATTAATTGAATACGCACTAGCCCCCGCCGCGATTGTTATATTTATTGGCTCAGCAGTAGAAGCTTTAACGGGTTTTAATGGCCCGTGGGTTTATGCACTGTTTTATTTGGCGTTTGTGGGTATTCACTTAGCGGGTGTTGGCGAAGCCTTAAAAGTGATGATGGTGATCAGTGGCTTAGCTGTATTGGCTATTATTGCAACGGCTGTTGTACTTATTACTAACTTTGACGCCTCAAACTTATTTGATGTAGCTGTAACCGACGCGGCAGGTGCAAGCGACTTTTTACCGCTTGGTTGGTATGGCGTGTGGGCTGCATTACCATTTGCTATGTGGCTATTTTTAGCTGTTGAAGGTGTGCCGCTGGCCGCCGAAGAAGCTAAAGACCCTGCCAAAGATGTACCTAAAGGCATTATTGGCGCTATGTTATTTTTACTGTTTACGGCATTACTGGTTGTTGTATTAGTACCCGGTGCTGCAGGTGCTCAAGCTATGGGTTCAAGCGCCGTACCACTGGTAGATGCGCTTAATGTAACGGGTAACACAAGCTTAGCAACAGCCGTAAATATTTTAGGCTTAGCTGGTTTGGTTGCATCGTTTTTCTCAATTATTTATGGCTATAGCCGCTTAGTGTTTGCACTTTCGCGTGCAGGCTATTTACCGCGTTCGTTATCAATTACCACAGCGCGTAAAGTACCCGCGCGTGCGCTAATTGTACCTGCTATATTTGGCTTTGTTGTATCACTTAGCGGTGAGGGCGATTTAATATTAGCTATGGCGGTAGTCGGTGCAACAGTATCGTATGCATTAATGGCGCTTAGCCATATTATGCTACGTATAAAACAACCCGATTTAGTACGCCCTTATAAAACACCGGGCGGTATGGTTACATCCGGCATTGCATTGGTGTTATCGCTCATTGCATTAACGGGTGTATATGCGTTCGACCCTCGTGCATTTTTATACACGGTAGTCCTATTTGTTATTGGCGCAGCTTATTACTTTGGCTATAGCGCAAAGCATTTAGTAGCTAAAAGTGCAGATGAAGAGTTTGCAATGCTTGCCGATGCTGAAGCGGATTTAGCAGCGTCAAACTGA
- a CDS encoding T6SS phospholipase effector Tle1-like catalytic domain-containing protein, whose product MTGKTLIFNFDGTGSEPRDAEQVSSAHFKEDSSISNILKLHLLLGGKLDGSPTTPFTNQLSFYYQGIGTKGSRLKRILNQTLAPRGDDVASILNQAITDFKTHYQMGDTLLLSGFSRGGALARRFAKCLEPLISNNIYVCAFDTVASIGFSKVSKATRGAEHVIFENHTIASNITQALHCVALDEKRRAFEPTLMNHQANITELWFAGAHSDIGGGYYRDGLADICLRYALEWLIDQPLNISLLTSHDIDYSALLPNSNIVDQDDVTVTPDSLALSHQQNYFWFNPFFKLVDRQCYVLIDDQVSQLEPLVHQSVATRINKLTSYRPESLKKCHYKISYNDGTTLSFVGLSQHIALENQNMSVLQPNQSHDVMVFASEAHNNTGLMLEAGATYAFTPYPDQYWYDDGVKCTPSGWHRDNVQLGVKEIPMALLEPFRRLPSAQWFTLVGAINNNDGDLFEIANGATVTLTKSGEFTPFANDLSRFYGANAGKIKVKVTRLK is encoded by the coding sequence ATGACGGGTAAAACGCTAATTTTTAATTTTGATGGTACGGGCAGCGAGCCCCGCGATGCAGAACAAGTTAGCTCAGCGCATTTTAAAGAAGACAGTAGTATTTCTAATATTCTTAAGCTGCATTTATTACTCGGCGGCAAGCTTGATGGCTCCCCTACCACACCCTTTACAAACCAGCTTAGCTTTTATTACCAAGGTATAGGCACAAAAGGCAGCCGTTTAAAGCGTATTTTAAATCAAACCTTAGCCCCGCGCGGTGATGATGTAGCAAGTATTTTAAATCAAGCAATTACTGATTTTAAAACACACTACCAAATGGGCGACACCCTACTCCTTAGCGGTTTTAGCCGAGGAGGCGCACTTGCTAGGCGCTTTGCAAAATGCCTAGAGCCTTTAATTAGTAATAATATTTATGTGTGCGCGTTTGATACTGTGGCCTCTATTGGCTTTTCAAAAGTAAGTAAAGCAACACGCGGCGCTGAACACGTTATTTTTGAAAACCACACTATCGCTAGTAATATTACGCAGGCGCTGCATTGTGTGGCCCTTGATGAAAAACGCCGGGCGTTTGAACCCACCCTAATGAACCATCAAGCTAATATTACTGAACTTTGGTTTGCAGGGGCGCACTCCGATATTGGGGGTGGATACTACCGTGATGGACTCGCTGATATTTGCCTGCGTTATGCGCTTGAGTGGTTAATTGATCAGCCACTTAATATATCGTTATTAACCAGCCACGATATCGACTACAGCGCATTACTCCCTAATAGCAACATAGTCGATCAGGATGATGTAACAGTTACTCCCGATTCGCTTGCATTAAGTCATCAACAAAATTACTTTTGGTTTAACCCGTTTTTTAAATTGGTTGATAGGCAATGTTATGTACTTATTGATGACCAAGTCAGTCAGCTTGAGCCATTAGTTCACCAAAGTGTAGCTACACGTATTAATAAGCTCACCAGTTATCGCCCTGAATCACTTAAAAAATGCCATTACAAAATAAGTTATAACGATGGTACAACACTAAGCTTTGTAGGATTAAGCCAACATATAGCACTTGAAAATCAAAACATGAGTGTATTGCAGCCTAACCAAAGCCACGATGTAATGGTGTTTGCCAGCGAAGCACATAACAATACCGGCCTTATGTTAGAGGCAGGTGCCACTTACGCGTTTACACCCTACCCTGATCAGTACTGGTACGACGATGGCGTAAAATGCACGCCAAGTGGGTGGCATCGAGACAACGTACAACTCGGCGTAAAAGAAATCCCCATGGCCTTACTTGAACCTTTTAGGCGCTTGCCAAGTGCTCAGTGGTTTACTTTAGTTGGTGCTATAAATAACAACGACGGGGATTTATTTGAAATAGCCAATGGTGCAACGGTTACCCTAACTAAATCAGGAGAATTTACCCCATTTGCCAACGACCTAAGCCGCTTTTATGGCGCTAATGCAGGTAAAATAAAAGTAAAAGTAACTCGGCTAAAATAA
- a CDS encoding cupric reductase, with product MKKVLFGIVTITALAVYFFQTQPHTEAVGQAEQVDPITAEPNVVNKKQPNKGSPLQIVNDLKKQISLCRDQSQQQSTKVQILNQSLVSFFVRELKKGTSVSTLLKYSKLSELNQRKYIALLKDAIVAEQKQQLNITRSLNELANWQGIEAIKGFTNEKLKEVIQQLGDNKHSPPGLTLSVPLDENVQKETLYALLSNTDTFTTYVQSFIKLEGSELISPATLFVLNANKLSLKEFEQAISSNQFTVNEVATAIKNDIPNEYIIALLQQVPVLDAMPLYEKNTVLYNLADIAVSKFNLPLVKALQQKGIVPTNEPGLFTGLDVAIVNLPKSANLTLAPLNTKHTELLDYLKERGYKAHSGNANNDLNSKGVFFVNDFIYQQGAYINEQDNPAQYAYFSPIEEISNAELPKVTTADNSDIASFLIDIEQQKNELQTRNNNCNDLHKNLRTAEQLVGIRQAYNQVRNANEEHGDQSAAVLHAIDPVLANYWYSMKSNQISNDTSQSTFSEYLSKEQYQKAYEYSLSTVLTQAETDTLFYLLLLKPDDLITIWQSRVEPKLPSKLTRLSLFSLNDWQALAEAGFDFSVTDVYGRDVYLQAMFASNDIVQFLIDNKIPTNAKKRGVDILDLALEQSYKQGKLSKAVPLALKLVKEFEPNHLARVARLKMFYPEAYQQLIQLNPALKPAKGTELNHYMFNNH from the coding sequence ATGAAAAAAGTACTTTTTGGGATTGTAACAATCACTGCCTTGGCCGTTTATTTTTTTCAAACTCAACCACACACTGAAGCTGTAGGACAAGCAGAACAAGTGGACCCAATCACAGCTGAGCCTAATGTAGTTAATAAAAAGCAGCCAAATAAAGGCTCACCACTACAGATTGTCAACGACCTAAAAAAACAAATTAGTCTGTGTAGAGATCAGTCACAACAGCAAAGCACTAAAGTACAAATATTAAATCAGTCGCTTGTTTCATTTTTTGTAAGAGAACTTAAAAAAGGGACATCGGTATCCACGCTTTTAAAGTATTCAAAGTTATCAGAGCTTAATCAGCGTAAATACATTGCCCTTTTAAAAGATGCCATTGTTGCGGAGCAAAAGCAGCAGCTTAACATTACCCGCTCTTTAAACGAGTTAGCTAATTGGCAAGGCATTGAGGCAATTAAGGGCTTCACCAATGAAAAATTAAAAGAAGTGATTCAACAGCTTGGAGATAATAAACATAGCCCTCCGGGGCTTACTCTGAGCGTCCCCCTTGATGAAAATGTACAAAAAGAAACCCTTTACGCTTTATTAAGCAACACCGATACATTTACAACTTATGTGCAGTCGTTTATTAAACTTGAGGGCAGTGAACTTATATCTCCTGCGACATTATTTGTGCTTAACGCAAATAAACTCTCACTTAAAGAATTTGAGCAGGCAATTTCATCAAACCAATTTACAGTGAATGAAGTGGCTACGGCTATAAAAAACGATATTCCTAATGAGTATATTATTGCGCTTTTGCAGCAAGTTCCCGTGCTGGATGCCATGCCGTTATACGAAAAAAACACTGTTTTATATAACTTAGCTGATATTGCGGTCAGTAAATTTAATTTACCCCTTGTAAAAGCACTGCAACAAAAAGGGATTGTGCCAACCAACGAGCCAGGCTTATTCACAGGGTTAGATGTGGCTATTGTAAACCTGCCTAAAAGCGCTAACTTAACCCTAGCCCCACTAAATACTAAGCACACTGAGCTTTTAGACTACCTTAAAGAGCGTGGATACAAAGCACATAGCGGCAATGCGAATAACGACCTAAATAGCAAAGGGGTATTTTTTGTAAACGATTTTATTTACCAGCAAGGCGCCTATATTAATGAGCAAGACAACCCCGCGCAATACGCTTACTTTAGCCCCATAGAGGAAATAAGCAATGCAGAACTACCTAAAGTAACAACGGCTGATAACTCTGACATAGCTAGCTTTTTAATAGACATAGAACAACAAAAAAATGAGCTACAAACTCGCAATAACAACTGTAATGACTTACATAAAAATTTAAGAACAGCCGAACAGTTAGTTGGAATAAGGCAAGCTTATAACCAAGTTCGCAATGCAAATGAAGAACACGGTGATCAAAGCGCAGCTGTTTTGCACGCAATAGACCCAGTGTTAGCTAACTATTGGTATAGTATGAAATCCAACCAGATTTCAAACGATACAAGCCAAAGCACATTTAGCGAATATTTATCTAAAGAGCAATACCAAAAAGCGTATGAATACAGCCTCAGCACAGTATTAACTCAAGCCGAAACCGACACGCTTTTTTATTTATTACTGTTAAAGCCTGATGATTTAATCACTATTTGGCAAAGCCGAGTTGAGCCTAAGCTACCGAGTAAGTTAACACGATTAAGCCTCTTTTCACTTAATGATTGGCAAGCACTTGCAGAGGCGGGTTTTGATTTTTCAGTGACTGACGTGTATGGCCGCGATGTATACTTACAGGCAATGTTTGCCTCAAACGATATAGTGCAATTTTTAATAGATAATAAAATTCCCACTAATGCTAAAAAGCGGGGGGTAGATATACTCGACCTAGCGCTAGAACAAAGCTATAAGCAAGGAAAATTAAGTAAAGCAGTTCCTTTAGCGCTTAAGCTAGTCAAGGAGTTTGAGCCAAACCACTTAGCCCGCGTAGCACGATTAAAAATGTTTTACCCTGAGGCTTATCAGCAATTAATTCAGCTAAACCCAGCGCTTAAGCCTGCCAAGGGCACAGAGCTAAATCATTATATGTTTAATAATCACTAA
- a CDS encoding NAD(P)/FAD-dependent oxidoreductase produces MNITKPKIVVIGGGAGGLELATQLGHKLGKKKQAEILLIDKNRTHIWKPLLHEVATGSIDPDLDGVVYSAHAAKHHYNFQLGTFCNIDQSNKTITLAPHLDELGHTILPKRTVRYDHLVIAIGSVSNDFNTPGIKDHCYFLDSNQQAERFQHSLLDSFTRLHQDDNQQQSLNIAIVGGGATGVELSAELYHVSELLKLYGLTNMSSKRLHIHLIEAGPRILPALPERIAVSAKRELLKLGVNVREQTLVKEATEQGFITKDEEHIDADIMVWAAGVKAPDFIKELGVFELTRSNQIQVNEFLQSTVDESIFVIGDCCAFTQEDGKLVPPRAQSAHQMALCVEKNLIATLKQQPLCGFKYSDHGSLVNLSRYSTVGNLMGNLTSNTFFIEGKIARFMYISLYRMHQRAIHGSAKTFALWISEKVLRVVRPKMKLH; encoded by the coding sequence ATGAATATCACTAAACCTAAAATCGTCGTTATAGGCGGTGGCGCTGGTGGATTAGAGCTAGCAACACAATTAGGGCATAAACTAGGAAAGAAAAAACAAGCAGAAATTCTACTAATAGACAAAAACCGTACCCACATATGGAAGCCGTTACTTCACGAAGTAGCGACAGGCTCTATTGACCCCGATTTAGATGGCGTTGTGTATTCAGCACACGCTGCAAAACACCATTATAATTTTCAGCTTGGTACGTTTTGTAATATTGATCAAAGCAATAAAACCATCACTCTTGCGCCGCACCTTGATGAGCTAGGCCACACTATTTTACCAAAGCGCACCGTACGCTACGACCACCTTGTTATTGCCATTGGCAGCGTAAGCAACGACTTTAATACCCCAGGCATAAAAGATCATTGCTACTTTTTAGACTCAAACCAGCAAGCAGAGCGTTTTCAGCATTCACTGCTCGACAGCTTTACCCGCCTACACCAAGACGATAACCAACAGCAATCCTTAAATATTGCTATTGTGGGCGGCGGCGCAACCGGCGTTGAGCTCTCGGCAGAACTGTACCATGTATCTGAATTACTTAAGCTTTACGGCCTTACAAATATGTCGTCTAAACGTTTACATATACACCTAATTGAAGCGGGCCCTCGTATTTTACCCGCCCTACCTGAGCGAATTGCCGTAAGCGCTAAACGTGAGTTACTCAAATTGGGCGTAAACGTGCGAGAGCAAACCTTGGTAAAAGAAGCCACCGAGCAAGGTTTTATAACAAAAGACGAAGAACACATAGATGCCGACATAATGGTATGGGCCGCAGGCGTAAAAGCGCCAGACTTTATTAAAGAGTTAGGTGTTTTTGAGCTTACCCGTAGTAACCAAATTCAGGTTAACGAGTTTTTACAAAGCACCGTGGATGAGAGCATTTTTGTCATTGGCGATTGCTGCGCCTTTACCCAAGAAGACGGAAAACTTGTACCGCCACGCGCACAATCGGCTCATCAAATGGCCCTATGTGTAGAAAAAAATCTCATTGCCACTTTAAAGCAACAGCCACTATGCGGCTTTAAATATAGTGACCATGGTTCACTCGTTAACTTATCGCGATACAGCACGGTAGGTAATTTAATGGGTAACTTAACCAGCAACACCTTTTTTATAGAAGGTAAAATTGCTCGCTTTATGTATATATCGCTGTATCGCATGCATCAACGTGCCATACACGGCAGCGCAAAAACGTTTGCGTTATGGATAAGCGAAAAAGTACTACGTGTTGTGCGCCCTAAAATGAAATTGCATTAA